The sequence GCCCGTGGCGGCCGCGCCCTGCGCGTCGTTGCGGGGTATCGCCGGTATCTCGGAGGTCGCGCCCGGGCCGTGCCGGTCGTCGACGCGCGGCATCGGCGCGGTCTGCGTCGGGTCCTGCTCGTCGTGGCCGCGAGGGGCGTCCAGCGAGGCACGGGAGAGCGGGGCCTGGGCGTTGTCGCTCCAGTCCGGGGTGCGCGCGGACGGGTTGCCGCCGGGCAGCTCGGCCCGCGGGCCGCCGCGCGGCGGCAGCTGGGGCTGACGGTCCTGGTCCGAGGCGCCCGCGCCGTGGCGCGGCGCGGCCGGGCCACGGCCGCCGAAGGCGTCCTGCTGCGGTCCACCCGGGTTCGCGGCCTGCAGGCCCTGCGGGGCACTCGGCGTCTGACCGCCGCCGAAGGCGCCCGCGCCCGCACCGGCGGGGGCCGGACGGCCCTGCTGCGGAGCACCCGGACCCTGCGGGCCGCGTGCCACGCCCGGACGGCCGCCCTGGCCGGCGCCGGGCAGCGCGGCCCGGGGACCCTGGCCCGCGCCGACCTGGCCGCGCGGACCGGGACCGGCGCCGAGGAGACCGCCGCCGGACGGCGCACCGCCGAGGGCGCCGCCGGGGCCGTTGCCGCCGTTGCCCCGCCGTGCGGCGGCGGCACCCGCCGCGGCCTGCGCGGCGGCCGGACCGCCGGTCGACGCCGGGACGCCGGGCTTGCCCGGAGCGGGCTTCTTGCCGCCCTGGGCGACATCGACGGGCAGCATGACCAGCGCGGTCGTACCACCGGAGTCGGACGGGCGCAGCTGGATGCGGATGCCGTGCCGCTGGGACAGACGACCGACCACGAAGAGGCCCATGCGGCGGGAGACGGAGACGTCCACGGTGGGCGGCGAGGCGAGCCGCTCGTTGATCGCCGCGAGGTCCTCGGGGGAGAGGCCGATGCCGGTGTCGTGGATCTCGATCAGCACACGGCCGTCGGGCAGCGCGTGACCGGTGACCTTGACCTTGGTCTGCGGCGAGGAGAAGGAGGTCGCGTTCTCCAGCAGCTCGGCGAGCAGGTGCACGAGGTCGTTGACGACGCGGCCCGCGACCTCGGTGGTCGGGACCGCGGCCAGCTCGATGCGCTCGTACTGCTCCACCTCGGAGGCGGCGGCGCGGAGCACGTCGACCAGCGGGACCGGGCGGGTCCAGCGGCGGCCCGGCTCTTCACCGGCGAGAACGAGGAGGTTTTCACCGTTACGGCGCATACGCGTCGCGAGGTGGTCGAGCTTGAAGAGGGAGGACAGCTGGTCCGGGTCGGCCTCGCGGGACTCCAGTTCGGAGATGAGCGAGAGCTGACGCTGGATGAGGCCCTGGGAGCGGCGCGAGAGGTTGGTGAACATCGCGTTGACGTTGCCCCGCAGAAGGGCCTGCTCGGCGGCGAGGCGGACCGCCTCGCGGTGCACGTCGTCGAAGGCCGCGGCCACCTGGCCGATCTCGTCCCGGGAGTGCACACCGACCGACTCCACGGACGTGTCCACGTCCTGCGGGTCGGACTCGGACAGCTGCTTGACCAGCTCGGGCAGACGGTCCTGGGCGACCTTGGTCGCGGTCTCCTGCAGCCGGCGCAGCGAGCGGATCATGGACCGGGCCACGACGAAGGCGCCGACGAGCGAGATGCCGAGCACGATGAGGATCAGGACACCGGAGATGATCGCGTCCTGCTCGGAGGCGCTGCGCAGCTCGCGGGCCTTCTGCTCCATGTCCTCGAGCAGCGTGTGCTCGATCTTCTTCATCTGCTCGATCTTGGTCGAGCTGTCGTCCACCCAGTCCTTGTAGGAGCGGGCCGGCAGTCCGTCGAGGCCGTCACGGGACTCGAAGGTGCGCTTGGCGTACAGGTCCGCGGCCTGGATGGTCGGGTTGCCCTCCTCGATCGGCTTGAGGAGTTCGTCCGGGTTCTCGTTGCTGTAGATCTTCCGGAAGATCGCGATCTCGGAGCCTTCGCTCTCGTAGGCCGACTCGCCGTAGAGGCGGTCGTTCTCGGAGAGCTTGCCCTTGGAGGTGTTGCCGGAGGTCAGGGCCGCGGCGATGACGGCACGTTGCACCGAGGCGTACTCCTTGGCGGTGGAGAAGGCCGCCAGGGCGCGGGTGCGCGTGATCATCTCCGGGTTGCTGGACGCCTCGGCCATGGACTGGGAGAGGTCGACCAGCTGGGTGATCAGCCGGTGGTACGACTCGACCGTCTGCGTCGAGTTGTCCTTCGACTGGTAGGCCGTCTTGCGGATCTTGGCCAGGTCGTCCAGCTGGTTGGCGAGGCTGACCAGGGTGTCGCGGACACCCTGGAGGTTGCCGTCCTTGCTCGCCGAGTCGATCTGCTCGGAGGCGTCGAGGAAGTTCTCGCGGGCGCGGTCGGTCTTGTCCTGGTAGGCCTTGACCGTGTAGTCGCTCGGCGTCAGGCCGTGGGCCAGCGGACCGGCGGACTGGTCGCGCTCCTCCTGGAGCGCGGCGGCCAGCTCGGTGGCCTGCTTGGTCATGTCCGTCAGCAGCTTCATGTTGTCGAGCTGCTGGATGTCGGTGATGTTCTGGTCGATGCGCAGCGCGCCCAGCGAGGTCGCGGCGACCACGGGGAGCGCGAGCAGCGAGACCAGACGCGTGGAGATGCGCCAGTTGCGCAGGGCCATGCGCGAGCCGGGGCCGGTGGGGCCCTGGGCGGGCTTCGCGGCCGGGGCGGGGGTACCGGCCTTCGTGCTGTTGATGGGGGACGACGCGCCGGGGCGCCCGGGGCGGTCACCGCCGTCTCCGGACGAGGCCGGGCCCTGGCCCGGGTTCTGGGCGTGCTGGGGCGAGGAGCTGCCCTTCATAGGGCCAGTCCCGTCGTGCGACTCCGGCTCCGCCGAAGCGCTGCCATCCCTCTTGAAACGTCCCTGCACTAGCGTCGCAACCTCTGGACCAGGCACCCCCTCGCGTGAACGAGGGGACACAGTGTCGGCGTCTTTGGAGAGCGCCCTGAATACGCCCCCCGGTCTTGAGTGACCGGCGCTGGTTCCCCCTATCTCGCCGCCACTCGGCGCTGAGTTGCGCCCCCTGCGCGCCGGCTCGATCCTGCGGCGGTCCGTGGAATTCCAGCACAGTGCCGGATCTCCAACAAGGGCCGTACCCCGAGCTGTGACCTCCGTGACGGTTTGTGAGGGCCGAGTCACGAACTGTGGAGGCTATTACCCCGCAAAGTGGACTTTTCTCTGCGAGTCGTCGCCTGGTGCCTGGTGTCCCAGTCGCCATGATCAGGAGCGGAATGGTGGGTTCAGGTGGTCAATGTCCGTTTCGTTGGGGAGAGTTGCGGGCCGGAATTGACCGGTTTGCCCATGGATAAGTGAGCAAACTCACACGCTCATCATGGTCAGTTCACGTCTGTGGCGGGGAATCGGATGTTTAGCCTGGCGCTTTACAAGATGAACGGCTCTGCCAACCCCACTCACGAGGCCACAGGACGACAACGGTGAAGACGACGATGATGTTCCGCAACATAGCCAACCCGCGGCGCACGACTCTGGCGCACCTCGATGACGCCGACGAACTGCAGACGCCCGAGCTGCCGGAGCACTCCGTCGATCTGCCCGCGCAGACCGCCAACCCCAGGCGCACGGTCCTGATGGAGGTTCCCGTCGGGGCGGCGGCCGGCGAGTAGCCGACCGGCACCACGCGCGAGAGGGTGCGGCCCGGAGATCACCTGATCTTCCCGGCCGCGCTCCGCTTTTTGCCTGCGAATTCCCCGCGCGCCGAGACTCCGGAATTCAAAAAAACGCAGGCCGGGCGGTCCGACCGGTTAACCTGGGGCGTCAGTACGCCGGTTCTCAGTAAGGGGCGCAAGGATCCCGTGCGCATCGCCAGGTTCTCCATCGACGGGAACGTAGCCTTCGGCGCGGTCGAGGGCGACAAGCAGGGCGAACTCGTCCTCGACATCATCAAGGGCATCCCGTTCGCCGACCACGAGCTGTCCGGGACGAAGGTGCCGCTGAGCAAGGTCAGACTGCTCCCGCCGGTGCTCCCCAACAAGGTCGTGGCGTTCGGCCGCAACTACGCCGACCACGCCAAGGAGCTGGGCAACGAGGTGCCCGACGCCCCGTTCGCCTTCTTCAAGCCGTCCACCTCGGTGATCGGCCCCGGCGACGAGATCCGGTACCCGTCCTTCTCGCAGGACCTGCACCACGAGGCCGAGCTGGCCGTCGTCATCGGCCGGATGTGCCGCGAGGTCCCCCGCGAACGCGTCAAGGACGTGATCTTCGGCTACACCTGCGCCAACGACGTCACCGCCCGCGATGTGCAGAAGCGCGAGAAGCAGTGGGCCCGGGCCAAGGGCTTCGACACTGCCTGCCCGCTCGGCCCCTGGGTGGAGACGGAGCTGGACCTCGAGCGCGCGAACGACCTGACGATCCAGCTCACGGTCAACGGCGAACAGCGCCAGCTGGGCCGGACGAGCGAGATGATCCACCCCATCGAGGATCTGATCGTGAACATCTCCGAGGCCATGACCCTGCTCCCCGGCGACGTCATCCTCACCGGCACCCCCGCGGGGGTCGGCCCCCTGAACGTCGGCGACGAGGTCGCCGTCACCATCGAAGGCATCGGCACTCTCACCAACAAGGTTGTCAAGCGTGGCTAGCGCACCCGGCTCTCCCGTTCGCGTACGTTTCTGTCCGTCGCCCACCGGTAACCCCCACGTGGGCCTGGTCCGCACCGCCCTGTTCAACTGGGCGTTCGCCCGGCACCACCAGGGCACTCTGGTCTTCCGTATCGAGGACACCGACGCGGCCCGCGACTCGGAGGAGTCGTACAATCAGCTGCTCGACGCGATGCGCTGGCTGGGCTTCGACTGGGACGAGGGCCCGGAGGTCGGCGGCCCGCACGCGCCGTACCGCCAGTCGCAGCGCATGGACATCTACCGGGATGTCGCGCAGAAGCTCCTTGACGGCGGTCACGCCTACCACTGCTACTGCTCCCAGGAGGAGCTGGACACCCGCCGCGAGGCCGCCCGCGCCGCCGGCAAGCCCTCCGGCTACGACGGCCACTGCCGTGACCTGAGCGCCGAGCAGGTCGAGGAGTACAAGGCCCAGGGCCGCGCCCCGATCGTCCGCTTCCGTATGCCCGACGAGACGATCACCTTCACCGACCTGGTCCGCGGCGAGCTGACCTTCACCCCTGAGAACGTCCCGGACTACGGCATCGTCCGTGCCAACGGCGCCCCGCTGTACACGCTCGTCAACCCGGTCGACGACGCCCTGATGGAGATCACCCACGTCCTGCGCGGCGAGGACCTGCTCTCCTCCACTCCGCGGCAGATCGCCCTGTACAAGGCGCTGATCGAGCTGGGCGTCGCCAAGGGGACCCCCGCCTTCGGCCACCTTCCGTACGTGATGGGCGAGGGCAACAAGAAGCTGTCGAAGCGCGACCCGCAGGCGTCCCTCAACCTCTACCGCGAGCAGGGCTTCCTGCCCGAGGGCCTGCTCAACTACCTCTCGCTGCTCGGCTGGTCCCTCTCGGCCGACCAGGACATCTTCACGACCGACGAGATGGTCGCCGCCTTCGACATCTCCGACGTGAACCCCAACCCGGCGCGCTTCGACCTCAAGAAGTGTGAGGCGATCAACGCCGACCACATCCGCATGCTCGAGGTGAAGGAGTTCACCGAGCGCTGCCGCCCGTGGCTGAAGGCCCCCTTCGTCCCCTGGGCGCCGGAGGACTTCGACGAGGCCAAGTGGCAGGCCATCGCCCCGCACGCGCAGACCCGCCTCAAGGTCCTCTCCGAGATCACCGACAACGTCGACTTCCTGTTCCTCGCCGAGCCGGTCCTCGACGAGGCGAGCTGGACGAAGGCGATGAAGGAGGGCTCGGACGCGCTGCTGGTCACGGCCCGCGAGAAGCTGGAGGCGGCCGACTGGACCTCGGCCGAGTCCCTCAAGGAGGCCGTGCTGGCCGCCGGCGAGGCCCACGGCCTCAAGCTCGGCAAGGCCCAGGCCCCGGTCCGCGTGGCCGTCACCGGCCGCACGGTCGGCCTGCCGCTGTTCGAGTCCCTGGAGGTCCTGGGCAAGGAGAAGACCCTGGCCCGCATCGACGCGGCGCTGGCGAAGCTGACCGCGTAGCCGACGCGCGATGAGGGGCGGCACCGGGAGTTCCGGGTGCCGCCCTCGGTGCGTCCACCGAGTCGTCGCCCGGAGTTCCCCCTTCCGGTCAAGTGCCCCTTCCTGAGCGCACGGTCGACTTCCCGGGCGTCGTACCGCCCGCGCACGCCGGCCCGGACGACCTGGCCACGGGCACCGACGTGATCATCAGCCGGAGCGGCTCCACCGTCACGCTCCCCGCCGGCCGGACCTGCAAGACCTCGTCCGGCTGGAGCGTGCTCACCCAGGACGCCTCCGGCACCCCGCACGTGCTGCGCGCCGCGGCCGGCACCTACACCTGGAAGCTCGGCGCCCACCCCCGAGACGGCCAGGGCCCGGACCTCGCCCTGACCGGCACGATGACCTTGGGCCGACCTCCCGGCCGTACTCCGGTACCTCCGGTGGCATGAGGATCAGAGCAGTCGTCCGGGACGTCGACGACATCCTCTTCGACGCTGCGTTCATCGGGGGATAACCCCCGAACCCCCGGCCGCTTGGCGGTACCGTCGGTCGTATGACGATCAGAGCAGTCGTCCGGGACGTGGACGACATCCTCTTCGACGCTGCGTTCATCGGGGGATAACCCCCGAACCCCCGGCCGCTTGGCGGTACCGTCGGTCGTATGACGATCAGAGCACTCGTCTGGGACGTCGACGACACCCTCTTCGACTACACGACCGCGGATCGCGAGGGCATGCGCGCCCATCTCGCCGCGGAAGGCCTGCTTGCCGGGTACGACACCCCTGAGCAGGCCCTTGTGCGATGGCGGGAGATCACCGACCGGCATTGGGCGCGCTTCTCGGCCGGGGAGGTCTCCTTCGAGGGGCAGCGGCGCGACCGCGTACGGGCCTTCCTGGGCGAGGAGCTGCCCGACGCCGAGGCCGACGCCTGGTTCCGGCGTTACATCGGTCACTACGAGGCCGCCTGGAGCCTGTTCCCGGACGTGCTGCCCACCCTGGACGCCCTCGCCGCCAGCCACCGGCACGCGGTGCTGTCCAACTCCAGCCTCACCGTCCAGGAACACAAGCTGAGCACCCTCGGCCTCCGCGACCGCTTCGAGAGCGTGCTGTGCGCCGCCGAGCTGGGCGTCTCCAAGCCGGAGGCGGGTGCCTTCCGCGCGGCCTGCGAAGCGCTGCGGCTGCCCCCGCGCGAGGTGGCGTACGTCGGCGATCACCCGGAGATCGACGGGCGGGGCGCGGCCGAGGCGGGGCTGCTGTCCGTCTGGATCGACCGCGGCGGGCCGTACGCGCAGGGCGCGGACGGCGGGTTCGCGCACCGGATCTCGACCCTCGCCGAACTCCCGGCGCTCGTCCGCGCGGATACCCGTTTTGGAGCCCCGTCCACCTTCGGGTAATGTTCTTCCTGCGCCGCCGGAGAGCGGGCCGAAAGGCCGGGACCCGGAGGAGCGAACTAGAACGAGAACCCCTCAGGGGGCTTGAGTTCCAGTGGCCTATGGTGTAATTGGCAGCACGACTGATTCTGGTTCAGTTAGTCTTGGTTCGAGTCCAGGTAGGCCAGCTCGCAGAGCTCATCTGCAAAGCCCCCGTTGTGTAGCGGCCTAGCACGCTGCCCTCTCAAGGCAGTAGCGCCGGTTCGAATCCGGTCGGGGGTACTGATCCTGATCCTGTCGGGATCGCTAGGGCCCCCGTTGTGTAGCGGCCTAGCACGCCGCCCTCTCAAGGCGGTAGCGCCGGTTCGAATCCGGTCGGGGGTACTGACTGGTCTAAACCATCATTGGTCTATGGTGTAATTGGCAGCACGACTGATTCTGGTTCAGTTAGTCTTGGTTCGAGTCCAGGTAGACCAGCTCGGATCTGCGGAAACGTAAGATCCTCGCCCCCGTTGTGTAGCGGCCTAGCACGCCGCCCTCTCAAGGCGGTAGCGCCGGTTCGAATCCGGTCGGGGGTACAACGGGAAGGCCCTTCGCTTCGGCGGAGGGCCTTCGTCGTGTCCGGCGCCGGCTACTCGAAGCCGTACCGCCGCGTCGTCTCCTCCTCCTGGGCCAGCCGGTGCAGCGCCTGCAGCACCGGCTCGTTGAGGATCGCCCCCAGGACCGCGAACTCGACCCGCTCCGCCTCCGACGCGTACGTCTCCATGTTGTCCAGGTCGAGAACGGCCGTTCGGTGCATCAACTCGGCGTACGGCGCGAGCAGTTCGGCCCCGAAGTCGTAGCCGAGCCGGCGGAACGCGGCCACCGCCACCACCAGCGAGCGGTACGCGGGGGAGATGGTCGCGAGCTGCTTGGTGTTCTCCCAGCCGAGCCGGTCCAGGAGCCTGGTGACCTCCCGGTGTGCGGTCTGGACGTACTCGTCGTCCTCGTCCGGCTCCGGCACCTGCGGCAGCGCCCACACCGCCGCGCCCAGGCGGATCGCGCGGCCCAGGGAGTCGTCGTCCACGTGCCCGAGCACCTCGCGCACCTTCGCCACCGGCACCCGGCCCACCTGGATCATCGCCCGCACCAGCCGCAGCCGGCGCAGATGCTCCTCGTCGTACTCGGCGGTCCTGGCGTTGATCTGGCGGCCCGGCGGCAACAGTCCTTCGCGCAGGTAGTACTTGATCGTCGCCGTGGACACACCGCTGCGCTCGCTCAGCTCCGCCAGCCGCATCTCTTGCGCCTCTCCTTGGGAAGTGCCACTATCCAAGCATCGCCAGAAGGATAGTGGCGCTATCTGATGAGGGGGATCGTCATGTTCGCGAAGCCGGTGCCGGGCCTTACGACCGCGGCGGCCGAGGGCGATGTGGTGGTGCTGCTCATCGGCATGCGGATCAACCACTTCTGGGCGGTGCACCAGTGGCTGCCGGTCATGCTGTCGATGGTCCGCATGCTGAGGGAGCTTGCGCGGGACCGCGACCGGGGGCTGCTGGGGCACGTGATGCTGACAGCCTCGCCGCGGACGTACTACGTCGTCCAGTACTGGGAGTCCAAGGAGAAGCTGTACGCGTACGCGACCTCGCCGGACATGTTCCACCACCGGGCCTGGGCGGTCATCAACCGCCAGGAGCGCCAGGGCAAGCTGCGGGGACACGTGGGCCGGTGGCACGAGACGTACATCGCCTCCGAGGGCTCGTACGAGTCCATCTACGCCGACATGCCGCCCTTCGGTCTCGCGAAGGTGCACGGCCAGGTGCCCGTCGCCGCGCGCGGCCGGTACGCGAAGGACCGGTTCGCTCATCGGTCGGCGGGCGCGGCCCGCGAGGCGGGGTGATCGCAGGGGCTGCGGGAATCGGGGGGATCGGGGGATTCGAGGAGGGCCTGCCGCGGCGTTGGGGCAGGCCCTCCTCGGATGCGCTGGTGACGTGTTCCGGTGATGCCGTGGCCCTCAGCCCGAGCGGCGCAGGGCCTCCGACAGGCGGCCGGCCGCGTCGATGACCGCCTGGGCGTGCATGCGGCCCGGGTGGCGGGTCAGGCGCTCGATCGGGCCGGAGACGGACACGGCGGCCACCACGCGGTTGGACGGGCCGCGTACGGGCGCGGAGACCGACGCCACGCCGGGCTCGCGCTCACCGATGGACTGGGCCCAGCCGCGGCGCCGTACGCCCGACAGGGCCGTCGCCGTGAAGCGGGCGCCCTGGAGGCCGCGGTGCAGGCGCTCCGGCTCCTCCCAGGCGAGCAGGATCTGCGCCGAGGAGCCCGCCTTCATCGTCAGCGTGGAGCCGACCGGGACGGTGTCCCGAAGGCCGGACAGGCGTTCCGCCGCGGCCACACAGATCCGCATGTCACCCTGGCGTCGGTAGAGCTGTGCGCTCTCGCCGGTGACATCACGGAGGTGGGTGAGCACGGGGCCCGCCGTGGCGAGCAGGCGGTCCTCGCCGGCCGCCGCCGCCAGTTCCGAAAGGCGCGGGCCGAGGATGAACCGGCCCTGCATGTCGCGTGCCACCATGCGGTGGTGTTCCAGGGCCACGGCCAGGCGGTGGGCCGTGGGTCGTGCCAGTCCGGTGGCCCCGACCAGACCCGCGAGGGTGGCCGGACCGGACTCCAGAGCGCTCAGGACGAGGGCCGCCTTGTCCAGAACGCCGACGCCGCTACTGTTGTCCATGCAACGATATTCACGTCTCACTCTGTGAAACGCAAGTTCAATTTTCCGTGGAACGCGCCACCCTGGAATCACACAGCGGCCCGTGAACCGTCAAGGGCCCGATGGCGGACGCCCGAAAACACCGGGGCGCGGGCGCCGTCTTCTCAAGATCTCTAGTTGGGCCGGTGCACGCTTGCCGGCCGAAGGGAAAGCGATGGGTAGGACACTCGCGGAGAAGGTCTGGGACGACCACGTCGTCCGGCGCGCCGAGGGCGAGCCCGACCTCCTCTACATCGATCTGCACCTGCTGCACGAGGTCACCAGCCCGCAGGCCTTCGACGGGCTGCGCAAGAGCGGCCGTCAGGTGCGCCGGCTCGACCTCACCATCGCGACCGAGGACCACAACACCCCGACCCTCGACATCGACAAGCCCATCGCCGACCCGGTCTCCCGCGCCCAACTGGAGACGCTGCGCAAGAACTGCGCCGAGTTCGGCGTGCGCCTGCACCCGCTGGGCGACGTCGAGCAGGGCGTCGTCCACGTCGTCGGCCCGCAGCTCGGCCTGACGCAGCCCGGTACGACCGTCGTCTGCGGTGACTCGCACACCTCCACGCACGGTGCCTTCGGCGCGCTGGCGTTCGGCATCGGCACCTCCCAGGTGGAGCATGTGCTGGCCACCCAGACG is a genomic window of Streptomyces griseochromogenes containing:
- a CDS encoding nitrate- and nitrite sensing domain-containing protein; its protein translation is MQGRFKRDGSASAEPESHDGTGPMKGSSSPQHAQNPGQGPASSGDGGDRPGRPGASSPINSTKAGTPAPAAKPAQGPTGPGSRMALRNWRISTRLVSLLALPVVAATSLGALRIDQNITDIQQLDNMKLLTDMTKQATELAAALQEERDQSAGPLAHGLTPSDYTVKAYQDKTDRARENFLDASEQIDSASKDGNLQGVRDTLVSLANQLDDLAKIRKTAYQSKDNSTQTVESYHRLITQLVDLSQSMAEASSNPEMITRTRALAAFSTAKEYASVQRAVIAAALTSGNTSKGKLSENDRLYGESAYESEGSEIAIFRKIYSNENPDELLKPIEEGNPTIQAADLYAKRTFESRDGLDGLPARSYKDWVDDSSTKIEQMKKIEHTLLEDMEQKARELRSASEQDAIISGVLILIVLGISLVGAFVVARSMIRSLRRLQETATKVAQDRLPELVKQLSESDPQDVDTSVESVGVHSRDEIGQVAAAFDDVHREAVRLAAEQALLRGNVNAMFTNLSRRSQGLIQRQLSLISELESREADPDQLSSLFKLDHLATRMRRNGENLLVLAGEEPGRRWTRPVPLVDVLRAAASEVEQYERIELAAVPTTEVAGRVVNDLVHLLAELLENATSFSSPQTKVKVTGHALPDGRVLIEIHDTGIGLSPEDLAAINERLASPPTVDVSVSRRMGLFVVGRLSQRHGIRIQLRPSDSGGTTALVMLPVDVAQGGKKPAPGKPGVPASTGGPAAAQAAAGAAAARRGNGGNGPGGALGGAPSGGGLLGAGPGPRGQVGAGQGPRAALPGAGQGGRPGVARGPQGPGAPQQGRPAPAGAGAGAFGGGQTPSAPQGLQAANPGGPQQDAFGGRGPAAPRHGAGASDQDRQPQLPPRGGPRAELPGGNPSARTPDWSDNAQAPLSRASLDAPRGHDEQDPTQTAPMPRVDDRHGPGATSEIPAIPRNDAQGAAATGEFPRPDFGLDGSTGQFPRQDLNGANGSQSTGQFARPGTQQGNSQFTPQQQGGQFGQQGDNGSFVRSDVFGTSAPGQQDPQSTGQFAAPQAYDAGFDGSSTGQHALPGRQGQGQGPANTGQFERPQPGGRGGFAAQRPAAPQRPARPEPEALPPASGPGDGRTPLYDTLETNWFHGGQQGQQDNAPAPQQQQSAPASAPQRPASPTGSWRTSPNDELVRQAERVRQPAAGGVTTSGLPRRVPRANLVPGTAQQQQHQAGPQVSRAPDDVRGRLTNLRRGIAQGRQAGSGQTGSYPSPTHQQER
- a CDS encoding fumarylacetoacetate hydrolase family protein, translated to MRIARFSIDGNVAFGAVEGDKQGELVLDIIKGIPFADHELSGTKVPLSKVRLLPPVLPNKVVAFGRNYADHAKELGNEVPDAPFAFFKPSTSVIGPGDEIRYPSFSQDLHHEAELAVVIGRMCREVPRERVKDVIFGYTCANDVTARDVQKREKQWARAKGFDTACPLGPWVETELDLERANDLTIQLTVNGEQRQLGRTSEMIHPIEDLIVNISEAMTLLPGDVILTGTPAGVGPLNVGDEVAVTIEGIGTLTNKVVKRG
- the gltX gene encoding glutamate--tRNA ligase, with the protein product MASAPGSPVRVRFCPSPTGNPHVGLVRTALFNWAFARHHQGTLVFRIEDTDAARDSEESYNQLLDAMRWLGFDWDEGPEVGGPHAPYRQSQRMDIYRDVAQKLLDGGHAYHCYCSQEELDTRREAARAAGKPSGYDGHCRDLSAEQVEEYKAQGRAPIVRFRMPDETITFTDLVRGELTFTPENVPDYGIVRANGAPLYTLVNPVDDALMEITHVLRGEDLLSSTPRQIALYKALIELGVAKGTPAFGHLPYVMGEGNKKLSKRDPQASLNLYREQGFLPEGLLNYLSLLGWSLSADQDIFTTDEMVAAFDISDVNPNPARFDLKKCEAINADHIRMLEVKEFTERCRPWLKAPFVPWAPEDFDEAKWQAIAPHAQTRLKVLSEITDNVDFLFLAEPVLDEASWTKAMKEGSDALLVTAREKLEAADWTSAESLKEAVLAAGEAHGLKLGKAQAPVRVAVTGRTVGLPLFESLEVLGKEKTLARIDAALAKLTA
- a CDS encoding HAD family hydrolase codes for the protein MTIRALVWDVDDTLFDYTTADREGMRAHLAAEGLLAGYDTPEQALVRWREITDRHWARFSAGEVSFEGQRRDRVRAFLGEELPDAEADAWFRRYIGHYEAAWSLFPDVLPTLDALAASHRHAVLSNSSLTVQEHKLSTLGLRDRFESVLCAAELGVSKPEAGAFRAACEALRLPPREVAYVGDHPEIDGRGAAEAGLLSVWIDRGGPYAQGADGGFAHRISTLAELPALVRADTRFGAPSTFG
- a CDS encoding MerR family transcriptional regulator; protein product: MRLAELSERSGVSTATIKYYLREGLLPPGRQINARTAEYDEEHLRRLRLVRAMIQVGRVPVAKVREVLGHVDDDSLGRAIRLGAAVWALPQVPEPDEDDEYVQTAHREVTRLLDRLGWENTKQLATISPAYRSLVVAVAAFRRLGYDFGAELLAPYAELMHRTAVLDLDNMETYASEAERVEFAVLGAILNEPVLQALHRLAQEEETTRRYGFE
- a CDS encoding DUF4188 domain-containing protein, with the protein product MFAKPVPGLTTAAAEGDVVVLLIGMRINHFWAVHQWLPVMLSMVRMLRELARDRDRGLLGHVMLTASPRTYYVVQYWESKEKLYAYATSPDMFHHRAWAVINRQERQGKLRGHVGRWHETYIASEGSYESIYADMPPFGLAKVHGQVPVAARGRYAKDRFAHRSAGAAREAG
- the ndgR gene encoding IclR family transcriptional regulator NdgR, with translation MDNSSGVGVLDKAALVLSALESGPATLAGLVGATGLARPTAHRLAVALEHHRMVARDMQGRFILGPRLSELAAAAGEDRLLATAGPVLTHLRDVTGESAQLYRRQGDMRICVAAAERLSGLRDTVPVGSTLTMKAGSSAQILLAWEEPERLHRGLQGARFTATALSGVRRRGWAQSIGEREPGVASVSAPVRGPSNRVVAAVSVSGPIERLTRHPGRMHAQAVIDAAGRLSEALRRSG